From one Lycium barbarum isolate Lr01 chromosome 6, ASM1917538v2, whole genome shotgun sequence genomic stretch:
- the LOC132600462 gene encoding xyloglucan endotransglucosylase/hydrolase protein 31-like, protein MAFLLSVFLLFLFNSRSNAQGPPSPGYYPSSRVQSVGFNQGFRNLWGPQHQSLDQSTLTLWLDKTGGSGFKSLKNYRSGYFGAYMKLHPGYTAGVITSFYLSNNQDYPGNHDEIDIEFLGTTPNKPYTLQTNVYIRGSGDGHIVGREMKFHLWFDPTKAYHHYAILWDPNEIIFFVDDVPIRRYPKKDDATFPQRPMYVYGSIWDASSWATENGRIKADYQYQPFVGKYSSNFKLAGCTANESPSCRRSPSSSPSGGGGLSRQQTEAMLWVQRTYKVYDYCHDPMRDHTHTPEC, encoded by the exons ATGGCTTTTCTTCTTTCTGTATTTTTGCTTTTCTTGTTCAATTCAAGAAGCAATGCTCAAGGTCCACCTTCACCTGGCTACTATCCTAGTTCTAGGGTACAATCTGTAGGATTTAACCAGGGTTTTAGGAACCTTTGGGGTCCTCAACATCAATCTTTAGACCAAAGTACCTTAACACTCTGGCTTGATAAAACAG GAGGAAGTGGCTTTAAATCTCTGAAAAATTATCGTTCCGGTTATTTTGGGGCTTATATGAAGCTACATCCTGGTTACACAGCTGGAGTTATTACTTCTTTCTAC CTTTCAAACAATCAAGATTATCCAGGGAACCATGATGAAATTGATATTGAATTTCTTGGAACAACGCCAAACAAGCCCTATACTTTACAAACAAATGTGTACATAAGAGGAAGTGGAGATGGACATATTGTTGGGAGAGAAATGAAATTTCACCTTTGGTTTGACCCAACAAAAGCTTATCACCATTATGCTATTCTTTGGGATCCCAATGAAATCAT ATTTTTTGTCGACGATGTCCCAATTAGAAGATACCCTAAGAAAGATGATGCTACATTTCCACAAAGAcctatgtatgtgtatggttcaATTTGGGATGCATCATCTTGGGCAACGGAGAATGGAAGAATTAAGGCCGATTATCAATACCAACCGTTCGTTGGAAAATATAGTAGCAATTTCAAGCTCGCTGGTTGCACCGCTAACGAGAGCCCCTCGTGTCGCCGTTCACCTTCCAGCTCCCCGTCAGGGGGTGGAGGGCTGAGCCGCCAGCAGACTGAGGCCATGCTATGGGTGCAGAGGACCTATAAGGTGTatgattattgtcacgaccccatGAGAGACCATACTCACACACCGGAGTGTTAG
- the LOC132600463 gene encoding CRS2-associated factor 2, chloroplastic isoform X2, translating to MPLLTMSLPKPNLFSNLPTTPPPTHNPTSTPPPHPPIPIPKYPPPSKTQKKPDPPFKIHHNNSKYHKPVKPGQIITTTNDNRSVIVKDNGVSYRLPNAPFDFQFSYSELPKAKPVAIREPGFLPFAPTTMPRPWTGKAPMKKNKRNIKLFEPFNPKTESYDDDDDGVNKRYEMLKAYELGMFEVKPKEKVLGAPLTKTEIRELLKHCIASNRQVNIGRDGLVHNMLELIHTHWRRNPVCKVRCLGVPTVDMNNLCQCLEEKTGGKIIHRVGGVVYLFRGRNYDNRTRPKYPLMLWKPATPVYPKLIQEAPEGLTKEEADELRIKGKKLPPICKLAKNGVYLTLVRDVRSAFEACPLVKIDCRGMHASDYKRLGAKLKELVPCVLLSFDDEQILMWRGRDWKPMYGNAPPVVSSRIGGATDELYTSERSGTAKDSSKAVTKTGSSSPRMMSLWKNAIDSGKALLLDNVDLKPNDLLNKVEEFESISQAIEHTYPALVLSSKRVAEQSKLIWKGSSDDDNDSDDEISDDDHEDKYYMNNSFEALESTVPKGLLPVDLIVKEFSDDE from the exons ATGCCACTTCTTACCATGTCACTTCCAAAACCCAACCTTTTCTCCAATCtccccaccaccccacccccTACCCACAACCCCACCTCtacccccccaccccacccacccaTCCCCATACCCAAATACCCACCCCCttcaaaaacccaaaaaaaacccGACCCACCTTTCAAGATTCACCACAACAACTCCAAATACCACAAACCGGTTAAACCGGGTCAAATCATAACCACCACTAACGACAACCGTTCCGTTATAGTTAAAGATAACGGAGTTTCATATCGTTTACCCAATGCCCCATTTGATTTCCAGTTTAGTTATTCAGAACTTCCAAAAGCTAAACCGGTTGCTATTCGTGAACCGGGTTTTTTACCATTTGCACCAACTACTATGCCTAGACCATGGACAGGTAAAGCACCaatgaagaaaaataaaagaaatattaagcTTTTCGAGCCGTTTAATCCGAAAACGGAgagttatgatgatgatgatgatggggTTAATAAGCGTTATGAAATGTTGAAGGCTTATGAATTGGGTATGTTTGAGGTAAAGCCAAAGGAGAAGGTGTTGGGAGCCCCATTGACGAAAACGGAAATTCGGGAGCTTTTGAAACATTGTATAGCTAGTAATCGACAGGTTAATATTG GTCGGGATGGATTGGTACATAACATGTTAGAGTTAATTCATACCCACTGGAGAAGGAATCCTGTTTGTAAAGTTCGATGCTTAGGTGTTCCCACTGTTGATATGAACAACCTTTGCCAATGTCTCGAG GAGAAGACTGGTGGAAAGATCATACATAGAGTGGGTGGTGTAGTTTATCTTTTTCGGGGAAGGAACTATGACAATCGTACACGTCCAAAGTACCCACTGATGTTATGGAAACCAGCTACACCAGTTTACCCGAAGCTTATACAGGAAGCTCCAGAAGGATTGACCAAAGAAGAGGCTGATGAATTGCGAATCAAGGGAAAGAAGTTACCACCTATCTGTAAATTGG CGAAAAATGGAGTCTACCTTACGCTAGTGAGAGACGTAAGAAGTGCATTTGAAGCTTGTCCACTGGTGAAGATTGATTGCCGGGGGATGCATGCAAGTGATTATAAGAGGCTAGGAGCTAAGTTGAAG GAACTGGTCCCTTGTGTGCTATTATCATTTGATGACGAACAGATATTAATGTGGAGAGGAAGAGACTGGAAACCTATGTACGGAAATGCCCCTCCGGTTGTGTCTTCCAGAATTGGAGGTGCCACAGATGAATTGTATACTTCAGAACGTTCAG GCACTGCCAAAGATTCTTCCAAAGCGGTCACTAAAACAGGGAGCTCGAGCCCTAGAATGATGTCCCTATGGAAGAATGCAATTGATTCAGGCAAGGCACTATTGCTAGACAACGTTGATTTAAAACCCAATGATCTCTTGAACAAGGTGGAGGAATTCGAAAGCATTTCCCAGGCCATAGAGCACACATATCCTGCTCTGGTTTTGTCCAGTAAACGTGTTGCTGAACAGTCAAAACTGATATGGAAAGGCAGTTCCGATGATGACAATGACAGCGACGATGAGATCAGTGATGATGATCATGAAGATAAATATTACATGAACAACTCGTTTGAAGCATTAGAGTCAACAGTTCCTAAAGGATTATTACCAGTTGACTTAATAGTAAAGGAGTTTAGTGATGATGAGTAA
- the LOC132600463 gene encoding CRS2-associated factor 2, chloroplastic isoform X1: MPLLTMSLPKPNLFSNLPTTPPPTHNPTSTPPPHPPIPIPKYPPPSKTQKKPDPPFKIHHNNSKYHKPVKPGQIITTTNDNRSVIVKDNGVSYRLPNAPFDFQFSYSELPKAKPVAIREPGFLPFAPTTMPRPWTGKAPMKKNKRNIKLFEPFNPKTESYDDDDDGVNKRYEMLKAYELGMFEVKPKEKVLGAPLTKTEIRELLKHCIASNRQVNIGRDGLVHNMLELIHTHWRRNPVCKVRCLGVPTVDMNNLCQCLEEKTGGKIIHRVGGVVYLFRGRNYDNRTRPKYPLMLWKPATPVYPKLIQEAPEGLTKEEADELRIKGKKLPPICKLAKNGVYLTLVRDVRSAFEACPLVKIDCRGMHASDYKRLGAKLKELVPCVLLSFDDEQILMWRGRDWKPMYGNAPPVVSSRIGGATDELYTSERSVRNAGTAKDSSKAVTKTGSSSPRMMSLWKNAIDSGKALLLDNVDLKPNDLLNKVEEFESISQAIEHTYPALVLSSKRVAEQSKLIWKGSSDDDNDSDDEISDDDHEDKYYMNNSFEALESTVPKGLLPVDLIVKEFSDDE, translated from the exons ATGCCACTTCTTACCATGTCACTTCCAAAACCCAACCTTTTCTCCAATCtccccaccaccccacccccTACCCACAACCCCACCTCtacccccccaccccacccacccaTCCCCATACCCAAATACCCACCCCCttcaaaaacccaaaaaaaacccGACCCACCTTTCAAGATTCACCACAACAACTCCAAATACCACAAACCGGTTAAACCGGGTCAAATCATAACCACCACTAACGACAACCGTTCCGTTATAGTTAAAGATAACGGAGTTTCATATCGTTTACCCAATGCCCCATTTGATTTCCAGTTTAGTTATTCAGAACTTCCAAAAGCTAAACCGGTTGCTATTCGTGAACCGGGTTTTTTACCATTTGCACCAACTACTATGCCTAGACCATGGACAGGTAAAGCACCaatgaagaaaaataaaagaaatattaagcTTTTCGAGCCGTTTAATCCGAAAACGGAgagttatgatgatgatgatgatggggTTAATAAGCGTTATGAAATGTTGAAGGCTTATGAATTGGGTATGTTTGAGGTAAAGCCAAAGGAGAAGGTGTTGGGAGCCCCATTGACGAAAACGGAAATTCGGGAGCTTTTGAAACATTGTATAGCTAGTAATCGACAGGTTAATATTG GTCGGGATGGATTGGTACATAACATGTTAGAGTTAATTCATACCCACTGGAGAAGGAATCCTGTTTGTAAAGTTCGATGCTTAGGTGTTCCCACTGTTGATATGAACAACCTTTGCCAATGTCTCGAG GAGAAGACTGGTGGAAAGATCATACATAGAGTGGGTGGTGTAGTTTATCTTTTTCGGGGAAGGAACTATGACAATCGTACACGTCCAAAGTACCCACTGATGTTATGGAAACCAGCTACACCAGTTTACCCGAAGCTTATACAGGAAGCTCCAGAAGGATTGACCAAAGAAGAGGCTGATGAATTGCGAATCAAGGGAAAGAAGTTACCACCTATCTGTAAATTGG CGAAAAATGGAGTCTACCTTACGCTAGTGAGAGACGTAAGAAGTGCATTTGAAGCTTGTCCACTGGTGAAGATTGATTGCCGGGGGATGCATGCAAGTGATTATAAGAGGCTAGGAGCTAAGTTGAAG GAACTGGTCCCTTGTGTGCTATTATCATTTGATGACGAACAGATATTAATGTGGAGAGGAAGAGACTGGAAACCTATGTACGGAAATGCCCCTCCGGTTGTGTCTTCCAGAATTGGAGGTGCCACAGATGAATTGTATACTTCAGAACGTTCAG TCCGAAATGCAGGCACTGCCAAAGATTCTTCCAAAGCGGTCACTAAAACAGGGAGCTCGAGCCCTAGAATGATGTCCCTATGGAAGAATGCAATTGATTCAGGCAAGGCACTATTGCTAGACAACGTTGATTTAAAACCCAATGATCTCTTGAACAAGGTGGAGGAATTCGAAAGCATTTCCCAGGCCATAGAGCACACATATCCTGCTCTGGTTTTGTCCAGTAAACGTGTTGCTGAACAGTCAAAACTGATATGGAAAGGCAGTTCCGATGATGACAATGACAGCGACGATGAGATCAGTGATGATGATCATGAAGATAAATATTACATGAACAACTCGTTTGAAGCATTAGAGTCAACAGTTCCTAAAGGATTATTACCAGTTGACTTAATAGTAAAGGAGTTTAGTGATGATGAGTAA